From a single Hymenobacter sp. YIM 151500-1 genomic region:
- a CDS encoding PP2C family protein-serine/threonine phosphatase, with protein sequence MFSARKLNSLLLPFTFLSWAGLLACTLLYAHPAWAAQLGTPPEWLLLLAQAVFTAAVFMHERTRPERLRGLNFIGMLRQLVTGPALLATACVGLHLLEQFIQPELPAAGSVWFTVLYTINVGLFVLLVARTNYVWRSLVLFRSSGRLRQQWVWFEVLLAATLLLRLVPWPLPPNLLAAFIGALAVFGAYLSSHQKWVAYLSRRQKVQAVLLQLAVLLAMGLFVVYFLHTRHSPQLVAPVTQHAFLVLNAFFAIFYAAMGLLVTTFNLPTAGVFEQKREELLTLQRLSQLIQRGQSAEEVYRTFFDSSIQAVGADAAWLAIDGSPDDEPLNHYHRVEPEQAAAIRSLLSDYNLGQIEYFNNNLDGSSGFRELALPFGSLIVMPLRSAKRHYGALHLLKEHPQGFDRENLSILQTFASQTVLSIENLQLVRDSIQNERVKEELKIASSVQDSLIPKNLPIDNWFEISSHALAAREVGGDFYDFLHLPGRRLAILIGDVSGKGVTAAFHMAQMKGIFHALMQENPLARDEREKFPVPSRFMAMANKALVHCLERSSFITASLYIIDYEHGGFVFARAGHCHTLYYHSIKEEVSYFRTAGLGLGIIRNDTYEKHIKNQFYDYNPGDVMVIYTDGIVEARGAGQEEYGEERLQQMLERTYYLDADQIKQHILDDLYEFSRGQPMHDDQTLLVIKFKAAQPDNSL encoded by the coding sequence ATGTTTTCTGCCCGGAAGCTGAACTCCCTTCTGCTGCCTTTCACTTTTCTCAGTTGGGCAGGGCTCCTAGCTTGCACGCTCCTCTACGCGCACCCCGCCTGGGCTGCCCAGCTGGGCACCCCGCCCGAATGGCTGTTGCTGCTGGCCCAGGCCGTATTTACCGCCGCTGTTTTCATGCACGAGCGGACCCGGCCGGAGCGCCTGCGTGGCCTCAACTTCATTGGGATGCTGCGCCAGCTCGTAACCGGGCCTGCCCTGCTGGCTACGGCGTGCGTAGGGCTGCATTTGCTGGAGCAGTTTATCCAGCCCGAGCTGCCGGCCGCTGGCTCCGTATGGTTTACGGTCCTGTATACCATCAACGTCGGCTTGTTTGTGCTGCTGGTGGCCCGCACCAACTACGTGTGGCGCTCCTTGGTGCTGTTCCGGTCGTCGGGGCGGCTGCGGCAGCAGTGGGTGTGGTTTGAGGTGCTGTTGGCCGCCACGCTGCTGCTGCGCCTCGTGCCCTGGCCGCTGCCGCCCAACCTGCTGGCGGCCTTTATTGGGGCCCTGGCCGTGTTTGGGGCTTACCTGAGCAGCCATCAGAAATGGGTGGCCTACCTGAGCCGGCGCCAGAAGGTGCAGGCCGTGCTGCTGCAGCTGGCCGTGCTGCTGGCCATGGGCCTGTTTGTGGTGTATTTTCTGCACACCCGGCACAGCCCGCAGCTGGTGGCCCCGGTCACCCAGCACGCCTTTCTGGTACTGAATGCCTTCTTCGCCATCTTCTACGCCGCTATGGGGCTGCTGGTCACCACCTTCAACCTGCCCACGGCGGGCGTGTTTGAGCAGAAGCGCGAAGAGCTACTGACCTTGCAGCGCCTTTCGCAGCTTATTCAGCGGGGCCAAAGCGCCGAGGAGGTGTACCGTACTTTCTTCGACTCGTCTATTCAGGCCGTGGGGGCCGATGCCGCCTGGCTGGCAATAGACGGCAGCCCCGACGACGAGCCCCTGAACCACTATCACCGCGTCGAGCCGGAGCAGGCCGCCGCCATCCGGAGCCTGCTGAGCGACTACAACCTGGGGCAGATAGAATACTTCAACAACAACCTCGACGGCAGCAGCGGCTTCCGCGAGCTGGCCCTGCCCTTCGGCTCCCTGATTGTGATGCCCCTGCGCTCTGCCAAGCGCCACTACGGGGCCCTGCACCTGCTCAAGGAGCACCCCCAGGGCTTCGACCGCGAAAACCTGAGCATTCTGCAAACCTTCGCCAGCCAGACCGTGCTCAGCATCGAAAACCTCCAGCTCGTGCGCGACTCCATCCAGAACGAGCGGGTGAAAGAGGAGCTGAAAATTGCTTCCTCGGTGCAGGACAGCCTGATTCCCAAAAACCTGCCTATCGACAACTGGTTTGAAATCAGTTCCCACGCTCTGGCGGCCCGCGAGGTGGGCGGCGACTTCTACGACTTCCTGCACCTGCCGGGCCGCCGCCTGGCCATTCTCATCGGCGACGTGTCGGGCAAGGGCGTGACGGCGGCCTTCCACATGGCCCAGATGAAGGGGATTTTTCATGCGCTGATGCAGGAAAACCCCCTGGCCCGCGACGAGCGGGAGAAATTCCCGGTGCCCAGCCGCTTCATGGCCATGGCCAATAAGGCCCTGGTACACTGCCTGGAGCGGTCCTCCTTTATCACGGCCTCACTCTACATCATTGACTATGAGCACGGTGGCTTTGTATTCGCCCGCGCCGGCCACTGCCACACGCTCTACTATCACTCCATCAAGGAAGAAGTATCCTACTTCCGTACGGCCGGGCTGGGCCTGGGCATTATCCGCAACGATACCTACGAGAAACACATCAAGAACCAATTTTACGACTACAACCCCGGCGACGTGATGGTGATTTACACCGACGGCATCGTGGAAGCCCGCGGCGCCGGCCAGGAGGAGTACGGCGAGGAGCGCCTGCAGCAGATGCTGGAGCGCACGTATTACCTGGACGCCGACCAAATCAAGCAGCACATTCTGGACGACCTCTACGAGTTCAGCCGCGGCCAGCCCATGCACGACGACCAAACCCTGCTGGTAATAAAGTTTAAAGCTGCTCAACCCGACAATAGCCTTTAA